A DNA window from Pseudarthrobacter sp. W1I19 contains the following coding sequences:
- a CDS encoding glycosyltransferase has product MSQRLLLITPTFHGYYKSIARALEGVGYEVTSHCYDGFSKVRDKIRNKALFELPGRIGLDGTGRAEQWATARALQALEETRPHKLVVIKGDSLGVDFWAEVERRRLPRILWLYDDLARHRYDDDFLRSIGPVATYSRDEAAVLTSKGVTAAFLPNAFDPSLASPPAKRTPEIVFVGSRYPNRVALLEGLKRDGLPVRAYGRQWSRHAFDRLRTWEISRPDLPSERDIPLSQAYVVQAEAAAAINIHGLQAGLAMRTFEVPGMGGLQLIDRPDVAEFYEPGVEALVFGNPNELGELAARAIKDTLWAERLRTAGRKRTLAEHTFAHRMPILEALWH; this is encoded by the coding sequence ATGAGCCAGCGGTTGCTGTTGATCACGCCCACCTTTCACGGCTATTACAAGTCCATCGCCCGCGCCTTGGAGGGCGTCGGCTACGAGGTCACCTCGCACTGCTATGACGGATTCAGTAAGGTCCGGGACAAGATACGAAACAAAGCCCTGTTCGAGCTTCCCGGCAGAATAGGGCTGGATGGAACCGGGCGGGCTGAGCAGTGGGCAACCGCCCGCGCTTTGCAGGCGCTCGAAGAAACCCGGCCGCACAAGCTGGTTGTCATCAAGGGTGATTCCTTGGGCGTGGATTTCTGGGCCGAAGTGGAGAGACGACGGCTTCCCCGGATTCTTTGGCTCTACGACGACCTCGCCCGTCACCGGTACGATGACGATTTTCTTCGCAGCATTGGACCCGTGGCCACCTATAGTCGTGACGAAGCCGCTGTGCTCACGTCGAAGGGTGTCACAGCGGCCTTTCTTCCGAATGCGTTCGATCCATCGCTTGCTTCACCACCGGCGAAGAGGACACCGGAAATCGTCTTTGTGGGGTCGCGCTACCCCAACAGGGTGGCGCTCCTTGAGGGACTGAAGCGCGACGGACTTCCGGTACGTGCCTATGGACGCCAATGGTCGCGCCACGCTTTTGATCGGCTGCGGACCTGGGAAATCAGCCGCCCGGATCTGCCCTCGGAGCGGGACATTCCCTTGTCGCAGGCCTACGTGGTGCAGGCTGAAGCCGCTGCGGCCATCAACATCCACGGACTCCAGGCCGGACTGGCAATGCGCACCTTCGAGGTTCCAGGAATGGGTGGTCTCCAACTAATCGATCGGCCGGATGTCGCTGAGTTCTATGAACCTGGCGTTGAGGCTCTTGTCTTCGGGAACCCCAATGAACTGGGCGAGTTGGCTGCACGCGCGATTAAGGACACGTTATGGGCTGAACGGCTCCGGACAGCGGGCAGGAAACGCACGCTGGCTGAGCACACGTTCGCCCACCGAATGCCAATTCTGGAGGCACTGTGGCACTGA
- a CDS encoding glycosyltransferase family 2 protein, whose protein sequence is MKPLEVSAVIPHFGPPAPTLALIESLRSQASVSVQIIVSDDASPEPFPDVDGVCVVRRPVNGGFGSAVNSGMAQADKEYALVLNSDLELGPGFIRDLLAAAKPWQPAVVSPQVVGRDGSTQWVGRHFPTALHQTVEWLSPLARYRHLKLLHEAVGHDTRCVDGAVVPVDWVFGAAMLIPVAAFRQVGGFDEGFFMNSEEVDLQRRLKDIGIPSVFLGTSCVMHEGGGSSDPTRRRQWLVDSRLRYARKWGGERALKLALSSASAANYVVNRTRQFLGRDIDARATLRVELSYLTGGNS, encoded by the coding sequence ATGAAACCGCTTGAAGTCAGTGCTGTGATTCCGCACTTCGGCCCGCCCGCCCCCACGCTGGCTTTGATCGAGTCGTTGCGAAGCCAAGCTTCTGTCAGCGTGCAGATCATCGTCAGTGATGACGCCTCGCCTGAACCCTTTCCGGACGTTGACGGGGTGTGTGTCGTCCGCCGGCCCGTCAACGGTGGATTCGGGTCGGCCGTCAACTCCGGGATGGCACAAGCTGATAAAGAGTACGCGCTTGTCCTCAACAGCGACTTGGAGTTGGGCCCCGGGTTCATCCGGGATCTCCTTGCTGCAGCAAAACCGTGGCAGCCCGCAGTCGTTAGCCCACAGGTCGTGGGCCGGGATGGCAGCACCCAGTGGGTGGGACGCCATTTCCCCACGGCACTGCATCAAACTGTTGAGTGGTTGTCCCCGTTGGCAAGGTACAGGCATCTGAAGTTACTCCACGAGGCCGTCGGTCACGACACCCGGTGCGTGGACGGGGCGGTAGTGCCCGTGGACTGGGTTTTCGGCGCAGCAATGCTGATCCCGGTCGCAGCGTTCAGGCAGGTGGGAGGCTTCGACGAGGGCTTCTTCATGAACAGCGAGGAAGTGGATCTACAACGGCGCCTGAAGGACATCGGTATCCCCTCTGTCTTCCTGGGGACCAGCTGCGTCATGCACGAGGGGGGCGGTTCGTCCGACCCAACGCGACGGCGGCAATGGTTGGTCGATTCCCGCCTGCGGTACGCCCGGAAATGGGGCGGTGAGCGCGCACTTAAGCTCGCGCTTTCCAGTGCTTCAGCAGCCAACTACGTGGTGAATCGAACCCGGCAGTTCCTGGGCCGGGACATCGATGCCAGGGCAACTTTGCGCGTGGAACTTTCCTACCTGACGGGCGGGAACTCATGA
- a CDS encoding cytidylyltransferase domain-containing protein has product MTILCIIPVRGGSKGVPRKNLRDVGGKPLVVWTIEQALAASGLDVLVSTDDPEIADVARAAGADVPFLRPAELAQDQTATEPVVEHAIGFRSDQGQRPDAVMLLQATSPIRFKGTLDRAVAQFKETGVDSLVGVVPQTPFLWTMGERPRADYEVGSRPRRQDLAAEDFRYRETGSLYLTRTEIYEQHHNRLGGRIGLFVMAEGEGADVDTEVDLSIAQQQMIRFRREMGTEGEASQ; this is encoded by the coding sequence ATGACTATTCTTTGCATCATTCCCGTCAGAGGCGGTTCCAAGGGGGTGCCCCGCAAGAACCTGCGGGACGTCGGTGGCAAACCCTTGGTCGTTTGGACCATCGAACAAGCGCTGGCAGCCAGCGGCCTGGACGTCCTGGTGTCCACCGACGACCCGGAGATCGCCGACGTCGCCCGTGCCGCAGGAGCCGACGTGCCCTTCCTGCGGCCAGCCGAGCTTGCCCAAGACCAGACGGCCACTGAGCCCGTGGTGGAGCACGCCATCGGGTTCAGATCTGACCAGGGACAACGGCCGGACGCCGTGATGCTTCTGCAGGCCACCTCGCCGATCCGCTTCAAAGGAACACTGGACCGCGCGGTAGCCCAGTTCAAGGAGACGGGGGTGGATTCCCTAGTGGGAGTAGTTCCGCAGACACCCTTCCTGTGGACCATGGGAGAGCGGCCCAGAGCCGACTACGAGGTCGGAAGCCGGCCCCGCCGTCAGGACCTCGCGGCAGAGGATTTCCGTTACCGCGAGACCGGGTCACTCTACCTAACCCGAACCGAAATCTACGAGCAGCACCATAACCGCCTGGGCGGGCGCATCGGATTGTTTGTTATGGCCGAGGGGGAGGGCGCCGATGTTGACACAGAAGTGGACCTCTCCATTGCGCAGCAGCAAATGATTCGCTTCCGTCGGGAAATGGGCACTGAAGGGGAAGCCTCGCAATGA
- a CDS encoding glycosyltransferase gives MAKYLATNNDFTALVVDGPGARRASTLGQVVNHHFFGGTRAARRHQIFETVRRIIFPATMARRMQHSLFRNPDLEAIIRGADVIDLQWAETGSLVRRIRRINPDAKVICTWHDVLSQRFMRARQASNGTIKKLRWSWAIGVARVFERRILQEADALVVLSEKDAALVNSGAAEVMVVEPPLATEALAKTDRHPGPANILFVANLARWENEQGLSWFLDEVLPKIRQQHPSVTVKVAGTGILPHVQAAADRADIHLLGFVADLAPLYAEATLVVVPLHLGAGVKFKVVEALLAGVPVVTTPVGAEGIGHADWYAAVDHEPGGFAAGVNRVLADPRSAEAKAGRVRVEAAGIYGAQKFKARMDNVYGTSKAWASEVVCSTTRGNAPLAATVVIPVFNGAQTIDKQLAALAAQTGNCSFEVVVSDNGSTDRTRAVVQEWKDKFASFKIVDASRVRGAAFARNEGARHATSGKILFCDADDLVRAGWVNELVDALDDHHFVGGAVQKVSVVGGAFEKESSDADASPRSVHGFLPYALTCNCAVRREALVNVGGFDSSYKAGHEEADFGWRLQLAGYRMKWLSGTVIDYVQRTTALGLLKQNFYYAKSAILLWTRFSDEHRLAPVSFKGGVQNFAAQLMRIGLMSSSATRKPYAKALGWAAGTVAGHLEYRILRRAPRRQLMVGSA, from the coding sequence GTGGCTAAGTACCTGGCCACGAACAACGACTTTACGGCGCTGGTGGTGGACGGACCGGGAGCCCGGAGGGCGTCAACCCTCGGCCAAGTGGTGAACCACCATTTCTTTGGGGGCACCCGGGCGGCCCGGCGGCATCAAATATTCGAAACAGTCAGGCGCATTATCTTTCCGGCTACCATGGCACGCCGCATGCAGCATTCCCTCTTCCGGAATCCTGATCTCGAGGCGATCATCCGCGGCGCCGATGTCATCGATCTGCAATGGGCAGAAACAGGATCACTTGTCCGTCGCATACGGAGAATCAACCCTGACGCGAAGGTTATCTGTACGTGGCACGACGTTCTTTCCCAGCGGTTCATGAGGGCCCGCCAGGCCTCCAACGGGACCATCAAAAAACTGCGGTGGTCTTGGGCTATAGGGGTGGCGCGCGTTTTCGAGCGGCGAATCCTGCAGGAAGCCGACGCTCTCGTTGTCCTCAGTGAAAAAGATGCTGCGCTAGTTAATTCTGGCGCTGCAGAGGTGATGGTGGTCGAACCGCCACTGGCCACCGAAGCACTGGCAAAAACCGACCGTCACCCGGGCCCTGCCAATATTCTTTTCGTGGCCAACCTGGCCCGCTGGGAAAACGAACAGGGACTTTCTTGGTTCTTGGACGAGGTGTTGCCGAAAATCCGGCAACAGCATCCTTCAGTGACTGTCAAGGTCGCAGGCACTGGAATCCTGCCCCACGTTCAGGCTGCGGCTGATAGGGCGGATATCCACCTTCTTGGATTTGTTGCTGATCTGGCGCCCTTGTATGCCGAAGCGACCTTGGTGGTTGTTCCATTGCATCTGGGTGCTGGTGTCAAGTTCAAGGTAGTTGAGGCATTACTTGCCGGCGTTCCCGTAGTTACAACCCCAGTGGGGGCTGAGGGAATCGGCCACGCCGATTGGTATGCAGCGGTGGACCACGAGCCAGGCGGCTTCGCTGCAGGAGTTAACCGTGTTCTGGCCGACCCCCGTTCCGCAGAAGCAAAGGCCGGCCGGGTTCGCGTGGAGGCAGCCGGGATATACGGCGCGCAGAAATTCAAGGCGCGGATGGACAACGTGTATGGGACTTCCAAAGCCTGGGCAAGTGAAGTTGTTTGCTCCACGACCCGCGGGAACGCCCCGCTGGCCGCCACTGTGGTGATCCCGGTTTTCAACGGGGCTCAAACGATTGATAAGCAACTGGCCGCCCTGGCTGCGCAGACCGGAAACTGTTCGTTCGAAGTAGTGGTATCGGACAACGGATCCACGGACCGTACCCGTGCCGTCGTGCAGGAATGGAAGGACAAATTTGCCTCCTTCAAAATCGTCGATGCCAGCCGGGTCCGGGGGGCGGCATTCGCCAGGAACGAAGGTGCCCGGCATGCGACGTCCGGGAAGATACTCTTCTGCGACGCCGACGACCTTGTCAGGGCAGGTTGGGTGAACGAGCTGGTGGATGCCCTGGATGATCACCACTTTGTGGGCGGCGCCGTGCAGAAAGTATCGGTTGTCGGTGGTGCGTTCGAAAAGGAGAGCTCCGATGCCGACGCGAGTCCAAGGTCAGTGCACGGATTCCTTCCCTATGCGCTGACCTGCAACTGCGCGGTCCGGCGCGAAGCCTTAGTGAATGTAGGCGGCTTCGACTCGTCGTATAAGGCTGGACATGAGGAGGCGGACTTCGGCTGGCGCCTTCAGCTCGCCGGCTATCGGATGAAGTGGCTCTCGGGAACAGTCATAGATTACGTTCAGCGAACAACAGCACTGGGTTTACTGAAGCAGAATTTCTACTACGCAAAGTCAGCCATACTCCTGTGGACTCGCTTCAGCGATGAACATCGTCTCGCTCCGGTTTCATTCAAAGGCGGCGTGCAAAACTTTGCCGCGCAGCTTATGCGGATCGGCCTGATGTCCAGTTCTGCCACCAGGAAGCCGTACGCAAAGGCCCTCGGATGGGCCGCCGGAACTGTGGCGGGCCACCTCGAATACAGGATCCTTCGCCGTGCGCCCAGACGCCAGCTCATGGTGGGCAGCGCATGA
- a CDS encoding glycosyltransferase family 4 protein codes for MVLSRVTQVGSRRRTALWVVPVPELGGVARHVLDTAGAGLPGWNLVVLCPEGMLAQRLRDMGVAVLTGHLGPAAGFHRSLRTLTQHLRHLRPDIVHSHLAYADVVAAAAALRTGVRLVTTEHGIAGDDGIYHGAPWKSQVKALMHRIRLLRADAVIAVSEATRRTMAAKWKPRRPVVVIPNGVDGHEISRRVEELRKASGTAAGAKILSLSRLAPEKGLETLLSAFALVATENQEARLVIAGEGPLRASLEKRAMELGVGHAVEFPGFVDPVAAMADADVLVQLSVWENCSYTLLDAVSAGIRVVATDVGGNPEIVHKDCLVQQNSPHSVAQRILGGVATGTAPLPGGPATITVSDMAARIAAVYEQAAA; via the coding sequence ATGGTTCTGAGCAGGGTGACGCAGGTTGGATCACGGCGGCGGACTGCACTGTGGGTTGTGCCGGTGCCGGAGCTGGGGGGCGTAGCGCGCCATGTCCTGGACACCGCGGGGGCAGGCCTGCCCGGCTGGAACCTTGTGGTCCTGTGCCCGGAGGGAATGCTGGCTCAACGGCTCCGGGACATGGGCGTGGCGGTCCTCACCGGCCACCTCGGCCCCGCGGCAGGATTCCACCGGTCTTTAAGGACCCTGACCCAACACCTCCGCCACCTCCGGCCCGACATTGTGCATTCCCACCTGGCCTATGCCGACGTCGTGGCTGCAGCGGCTGCCTTGAGAACAGGAGTCCGTCTGGTCACCACAGAGCACGGGATTGCGGGTGATGACGGGATCTATCACGGCGCACCCTGGAAGTCACAGGTCAAGGCACTCATGCACAGGATTCGGCTTCTGCGGGCAGACGCCGTCATCGCGGTCTCCGAAGCCACCAGAAGGACTATGGCAGCAAAATGGAAGCCGCGGCGGCCCGTCGTCGTCATTCCCAACGGCGTGGACGGGCACGAGATCAGCCGACGCGTGGAGGAACTCCGGAAGGCGTCCGGGACTGCGGCGGGAGCGAAAATCCTCTCCCTGTCCCGGCTGGCGCCGGAAAAGGGACTCGAAACCTTACTCAGCGCATTTGCGCTGGTAGCCACGGAAAACCAGGAAGCCCGCTTGGTGATAGCGGGGGAGGGGCCGCTGCGGGCCTCGCTTGAGAAACGTGCGATGGAGCTGGGGGTCGGCCACGCCGTCGAGTTTCCAGGATTCGTAGATCCCGTGGCAGCGATGGCCGATGCAGACGTTCTGGTACAGCTTTCCGTGTGGGAAAACTGCTCCTACACGCTGCTGGATGCCGTCAGCGCGGGCATCCGTGTGGTCGCCACTGATGTGGGCGGTAACCCCGAAATTGTCCACAAGGACTGCCTCGTGCAGCAAAATTCGCCGCACAGCGTTGCCCAAAGAATTCTTGGCGGTGTAGCCACGGGCACGGCGCCCCTGCCCGGAGGACCCGCCACCATCACCGTATCCGACATGGCGGCGCGCATCGCCGCCGTATACGAGCAGGCAGCAGCATGA
- a CDS encoding RNA-binding protein — protein sequence MALIYPMDLQAWRAWQGRQNRLRKLRAGMRPAATPTALLAVRGASPRVLVALDAPTPTQLASLLKPLELLGNVDAAVLLPGRMSHLLQGDWTWSRVSAELVPEELSTVRVVLGVGHYLPIGGLAELYGQQVQAQFLVVQHGLLTPHAPPLPGNSLLLAFSEQDAQYAISKRSDVAHTVVGSQLLWDAAGDAKIGVVSDQPVFLGQLHGAELPRPGKARTTSMFCRSTGALYRPHPAETDILSRAQHAYWERRGLSIDRAGGPLRELTQPVVSIFSTGVLEAAVRGLPAWVTYHNPPPWLEEFWERYSLSQWGRDATLPPVQPAVEPAVAIARIVKNLIGESP from the coding sequence GTGGCACTGATATACCCCATGGACCTGCAGGCCTGGCGGGCCTGGCAGGGGCGCCAAAACCGGCTGCGAAAGCTGCGGGCCGGGATGCGCCCGGCGGCCACCCCCACCGCCTTGCTGGCCGTGCGCGGAGCGTCGCCACGCGTCCTGGTCGCGCTGGACGCGCCGACACCCACGCAGCTGGCATCTTTGCTGAAGCCGCTGGAGCTGTTGGGCAATGTAGATGCCGCGGTACTCCTGCCCGGCCGGATGAGCCACCTCCTCCAAGGGGACTGGACCTGGTCGCGGGTTTCGGCAGAGCTTGTTCCCGAGGAGCTTTCCACCGTCCGTGTCGTGTTGGGCGTCGGCCACTACTTACCGATAGGCGGGCTGGCCGAGCTCTATGGCCAACAGGTACAGGCGCAGTTCTTGGTGGTCCAGCATGGCCTGCTAACGCCGCACGCACCGCCGCTTCCCGGAAACTCGCTGCTGTTGGCCTTTTCGGAACAGGACGCCCAGTATGCGATCTCGAAGAGATCAGATGTAGCCCACACGGTGGTTGGTTCACAACTGCTCTGGGATGCGGCAGGGGACGCCAAGATCGGCGTGGTGTCGGACCAGCCGGTTTTCCTGGGCCAGCTGCATGGGGCGGAGCTTCCGCGGCCGGGCAAGGCCCGGACAACGTCGATGTTTTGCAGGTCCACTGGAGCCCTTTACCGGCCCCATCCTGCTGAAACAGACATCCTTTCAAGGGCGCAGCACGCCTATTGGGAGCGGCGGGGGTTGTCCATTGATCGTGCCGGTGGGCCCTTGCGTGAGCTGACCCAGCCGGTGGTTTCCATCTTCAGCACTGGTGTTCTGGAGGCTGCCGTGAGGGGTCTTCCGGCGTGGGTGACCTACCACAATCCGCCGCCCTGGCTGGAGGAGTTCTGGGAGCGATACTCGCTGTCGCAGTGGGGCAGGGACGCAACCCTTCCTCCCGTCCAACCCGCTGTTGAACCGGCAGTCGCGATAGCCCGCATCGTAAAAAATCTTATCGGAGAGTCCCCATGA
- a CDS encoding glycosyltransferase has product MTTKGTLHGRIALATNNGDIGGGEVMLLNVAEAMVGLGFDVVVVGPSAPSGLVDLARDRGFSTVVLPARTRLQYVLSLRRWDRRERLGLLWCNGLLPSVSTAARKRRVVHLHQRPVGKLRLLAAMSRWGAIATVVPSADMASAVRGSRVLHNWVHPVVHARRRTLSDVGTGTVRVGFLGRTSTEKGVVVLCGAIRELQRRSGRKFRLVLAGEPRFVDAKSSSVVDDSVAALGDSVERTGWITPAEFFGRVDVLVCPSLWPEPFGLVAAEALSAKVPLVVSDAGALPEVVGRDYPWIAKRGDAVGLANMITLAVDSEESDLQGCFDRWERMFSPQAGRQRLKFLLSEIGYSSPEDVRHA; this is encoded by the coding sequence ATGACCACCAAGGGAACACTGCACGGGCGAATTGCCCTCGCTACCAACAACGGTGACATCGGCGGCGGCGAGGTAATGCTCCTGAATGTCGCAGAGGCCATGGTGGGGCTGGGTTTCGACGTCGTTGTAGTGGGACCGTCTGCACCGTCAGGTTTGGTGGATCTCGCCCGGGACCGGGGTTTTAGCACGGTTGTGTTGCCTGCCCGCACGCGGCTCCAGTACGTTCTGTCGCTTCGCCGCTGGGACCGGCGTGAACGCCTCGGCCTTCTATGGTGCAACGGCCTCTTGCCGTCGGTATCCACAGCCGCACGGAAGAGGCGCGTAGTGCATCTGCACCAGCGCCCGGTCGGAAAACTCCGGCTTCTCGCTGCGATGTCCAGGTGGGGAGCTATAGCAACCGTCGTTCCGTCCGCTGACATGGCTTCAGCAGTTCGCGGATCGCGGGTATTGCATAACTGGGTACATCCGGTAGTGCACGCCCGGCGCAGGACGCTTTCGGACGTTGGGACCGGCACAGTCCGGGTCGGATTTTTGGGCAGGACCTCGACGGAAAAGGGAGTCGTGGTCCTGTGCGGGGCCATACGCGAGCTGCAACGCCGTTCCGGCCGTAAGTTTCGTCTTGTCCTGGCCGGTGAACCGCGCTTCGTAGACGCAAAGTCGTCCTCGGTCGTGGACGATTCCGTGGCGGCGCTGGGTGACTCGGTGGAGAGGACCGGTTGGATTACGCCAGCCGAATTCTTTGGCCGCGTTGATGTTTTGGTGTGTCCCTCGCTTTGGCCGGAGCCTTTTGGACTCGTGGCGGCGGAGGCGCTCTCGGCCAAGGTCCCGCTTGTTGTCTCGGATGCCGGAGCCCTTCCTGAGGTAGTGGGCAGGGACTATCCATGGATTGCGAAACGGGGGGACGCCGTCGGCCTTGCCAACATGATCACGCTGGCCGTCGACTCTGAAGAGTCCGACCTGCAAGGTTGTTTCGACCGCTGGGAGCGCATGTTCTCACCGCAGGCCGGCCGCCAACGGCTCAAATTCCTGTTGTCAGAGATTGGTTACTCTTCGCCGGAGGACGTTCGCCATGCATAA
- a CDS encoding N-acetylneuraminate synthase family protein, producing the protein MIVERNIKPYIVFSEDPILTGLQKITANQERIVFCVDEHGVLQGSLSDGDFRRWIVENSAADLTTSCLTVANRNVRTARHTTPPAELGTYMHRGVSHLPLVDQRGHLMAIAIDRADVLRIGRHEIGAGNPAFIIAEIGNNHNGSVDLAKKLVDLAAEAGADAVKFQLRDMEALYRQSGGSSAGEDLGAQYTLDLLSRVSLGADSLVEVFDHCKQHNIDVMCTPWDSPSVDVLVDYGIPGLKIASADLTNHELLNDAGSRGLPLILSTGMSREDEIRQTAALMQGLGSSYAMLHCQSTYPAPFKDVNLAYMDRLAEIGQCIVGYSGHERGFHVPVAAVARGARIIEKHFTIDTSMEGNDHKVSLLPDEFAQMVQQIREVEESTGESTPRQVSTGEMMNRVTLAKSLVAARPVAKGQVLTAEDVAVKSPGRGLQPNALPLLLGRTMRRSFSEGDFFFAGDLTDEVPTGRDFDFSRPWGLPVRYHDHAALIADCTPDFLEFHFSYKDLEIDVDSVFEQPLDMGFTTHLPDLFAGDFLVDLASRDDAIWERSISEVQRTIDITRSLTKWFTKEEEPIMVVTMGGFTADKHVAPSERPAMYSRIHDALKRLDTNGVRIAAQTLPPYPWLMGGQQFHNLFLDPKDTADFAAATGTKLCLDVSHSKLAANFLGMSFTEAVELMAPHTIHLHLVDATGVDGEGVQVAEGEVDWAALAEQLDRMTPDAPFIPEIWQGHVNSGEGFWTALDRLEKWF; encoded by the coding sequence ATGATCGTCGAACGCAACATCAAGCCCTACATCGTATTCTCGGAGGATCCCATCCTCACCGGGCTACAGAAAATCACGGCCAATCAGGAACGGATCGTATTCTGCGTTGACGAACACGGGGTCCTGCAGGGATCCCTGTCTGATGGCGACTTCCGCAGGTGGATCGTCGAGAACTCCGCCGCGGACCTGACCACTTCCTGTCTTACAGTGGCCAACAGAAACGTCCGCACGGCCCGCCATACAACGCCTCCTGCTGAACTCGGCACGTACATGCACCGCGGCGTGAGCCATCTTCCCCTGGTGGACCAGCGCGGACACCTGATGGCCATTGCCATCGACCGGGCGGACGTCCTGCGGATTGGCAGGCATGAAATAGGTGCCGGCAATCCGGCGTTCATCATCGCCGAGATCGGCAACAACCATAACGGCTCGGTGGACCTCGCCAAGAAGCTGGTCGATTTGGCTGCTGAAGCCGGAGCCGACGCCGTCAAGTTCCAGCTTCGCGACATGGAAGCCCTTTACCGCCAATCCGGTGGCTCCAGTGCCGGGGAGGACCTGGGCGCGCAGTACACGCTGGACCTGCTCTCCCGTGTCTCCCTCGGAGCTGACAGCCTGGTGGAGGTGTTCGACCACTGCAAACAGCACAACATTGACGTCATGTGCACCCCCTGGGATTCGCCCAGCGTCGACGTGCTCGTGGACTACGGGATCCCGGGGCTGAAAATAGCCTCCGCGGACCTCACTAACCATGAACTCCTCAACGACGCCGGCAGCCGCGGACTGCCTTTGATCCTGAGCACGGGCATGTCACGCGAGGACGAGATTCGGCAGACTGCCGCACTGATGCAGGGCCTGGGTTCCAGCTACGCCATGCTGCACTGCCAGTCCACGTATCCCGCCCCGTTCAAGGATGTCAACCTGGCCTACATGGACCGCCTTGCCGAGATCGGCCAGTGCATCGTGGGGTACTCAGGACACGAGCGCGGGTTCCACGTTCCCGTGGCTGCGGTGGCACGCGGAGCCCGAATCATCGAAAAACACTTCACCATCGACACTTCCATGGAAGGCAACGACCATAAGGTTTCCCTCCTCCCGGACGAGTTCGCCCAGATGGTTCAACAAATTCGCGAGGTGGAGGAATCTACGGGAGAAAGCACTCCGCGCCAGGTATCCACCGGGGAAATGATGAACCGGGTCACGCTCGCCAAATCCTTGGTTGCTGCCCGGCCTGTGGCCAAGGGACAAGTCCTGACGGCGGAAGATGTGGCGGTGAAAAGCCCGGGGCGTGGCCTGCAGCCGAACGCCCTGCCCCTGTTGCTCGGCCGCACCATGCGCCGCAGCTTCTCGGAGGGCGACTTCTTCTTCGCCGGGGACCTCACCGACGAAGTGCCCACCGGCCGGGACTTTGACTTCTCGCGCCCGTGGGGGCTACCCGTCCGCTACCACGATCACGCCGCACTGATCGCGGACTGCACCCCCGATTTCCTTGAGTTCCACTTCTCTTACAAAGACCTGGAAATCGACGTTGATTCGGTATTCGAGCAGCCCCTGGACATGGGGTTCACAACCCACCTGCCGGACCTGTTCGCGGGCGACTTCCTGGTGGACCTCGCATCCAGGGACGATGCGATTTGGGAGCGTTCCATCTCTGAGGTGCAGCGCACCATCGATATCACCCGATCGTTGACCAAATGGTTCACCAAGGAAGAAGAGCCCATCATGGTGGTCACCATGGGCGGCTTCACGGCTGACAAGCACGTGGCTCCCTCGGAACGGCCCGCAATGTACTCAAGGATCCACGACGCCCTCAAACGCCTGGACACAAACGGCGTTCGGATTGCAGCGCAAACCCTTCCCCCGTACCCCTGGCTGATGGGGGGACAGCAATTCCACAACCTGTTCCTCGATCCCAAGGACACGGCGGACTTCGCGGCTGCCACAGGAACCAAACTGTGCCTGGACGTCTCGCACTCGAAGCTGGCAGCGAACTTCCTGGGGATGTCGTTCACCGAAGCCGTAGAGCTGATGGCACCCCACACTATCCACCTTCACCTCGTTGATGCCACCGGTGTTGATGGCGAAGGGGTGCAGGTTGCCGAGGGGGAAGTCGATTGGGCAGCCTTGGCGGAGCAGCTGGACCGGATGACTCCGGACGCACCGTTCATTCCCGAAATCTGGCAGGGCCACGTCAACAGCGGCGAGGGCTTCTGGACGGCGCTGGACCGGCTGGAAAAATGGTTCTGA